From Leptotrichia wadei, one genomic window encodes:
- a CDS encoding helicase-related protein codes for MGNSAKKFIEKINEVLSEKENAVVNIINDKLTISVFTALEKNLKNVKEINFIIRDTKFIPKNNEISREFEITPNDILYNSYDIKEKNKLKHFAKAKAMYDFIKNNVNVRKVKPYQKVNGNILIIDDDFMIQGTSSLEIYEKRTNRYDFDTTIKGETEKSQILGMSRIYDEIWNNDDVTQDYKQELLESLEFVYKNYNPEFLYYFTLNELFGDRLDSGIERFENDSEKFKKTEIWNSLFDFQKDCVVSAIQKLQKYGGCIIADSVGLGKTFEALAVIKYFEIRNDNVLVLTPAKLYDNWRSFTGNYKDSFLNEMFNYKIMFHTDLSRTKGESKSGYELSRFDWSKFDLVVIDESHNFRNRIAKYDENDELIMNRYFKLLHDVIKSGKNTKVLLLSATPVNNSLVDLKNQISIITSDHDDAFSEQGISSVGYLLKKATQVINDWEKEGSQKKDELLDNLPSDFYKLLEMMTISRSRKHITNYYGTKNIGKFPQKNKPITYYPEIDSQNQLLNFKNTNSILEELNLSVYTPTKFIKSEKLNYYINKYKLSGNRGGKMDFDTQSKGLVYLHRTNLFKRLESSVFSFSETLKRLIENIDQTIENLNKGQQIEENLDVENEDEIYIERSKYEIKVEDLRINAYLEELYNDRDIIKRIYDETLILLKEDRDNKIHELEKIVGNKVDNTPYNPGNRKILIFTAFADTANYIYSKLLKKFEGKNISIASVTGKGVKTSNKKVKEDFHSILSAFSPKSKLKIEIPQDEQIDIIVATDCISEGQNLQDCDTVINFDIQWNPVSLIQRFGRIDRIGSKNDNIQMINFFPNADLNEYLDLERRVKGKMTTLNIASTGDEDMLNPEMNDFNFRKRQLEKLKEEVIDIEDTNENISLTDLNMNEYLYELSNYVNNHKEINKIPKGIYSVTEGGQKGVLFCFKHSKNDAKPKNDSSLYPYYLIFVNNNKEILFKNSQAREVIKLFRQLCYEKNEVQEKVLKEFFKNTKNATEMGFYSELLNTAVNSIKGEEEEKAVQTVFDFSGFNNNFKDDTTDDFELVSFLVVG; via the coding sequence ATGGGAAATTCAGCGAAAAAGTTTATTGAGAAGATAAATGAAGTTTTATCGGAAAAAGAAAATGCTGTGGTGAATATCATTAATGATAAATTAACCATATCAGTTTTTACGGCACTGGAAAAAAATTTAAAAAATGTGAAGGAAATAAATTTTATTATAAGAGATACAAAGTTTATTCCTAAAAATAATGAAATATCGAGAGAATTTGAGATAACGCCTAATGATATTTTGTACAATTCTTATGATATAAAGGAAAAAAATAAGTTGAAGCATTTTGCTAAGGCAAAGGCTATGTATGATTTTATAAAAAATAATGTAAATGTCAGAAAAGTAAAACCATATCAGAAAGTAAACGGGAATATTTTAATAATTGATGATGATTTTATGATTCAGGGAACATCATCACTTGAAATATACGAAAAAAGGACAAATCGCTATGATTTTGATACAACAATAAAAGGAGAAACAGAAAAATCCCAGATACTTGGCATGTCGAGAATATATGATGAAATTTGGAATAATGATGATGTAACACAGGATTATAAACAGGAATTATTAGAAAGTCTAGAATTTGTTTATAAAAATTATAACCCTGAATTTTTGTATTATTTCACATTAAATGAATTGTTTGGAGATAGGCTGGATAGCGGAATTGAAAGATTTGAAAATGATAGTGAGAAATTTAAAAAGACTGAAATTTGGAATTCACTTTTTGATTTTCAGAAAGACTGTGTCGTTTCTGCTATACAAAAACTTCAGAAATATGGAGGATGTATAATTGCTGATTCAGTAGGATTGGGAAAAACATTTGAAGCACTTGCTGTGATTAAATATTTTGAAATAAGAAATGATAATGTATTAGTTCTTACACCGGCAAAACTTTATGATAACTGGCGTTCTTTTACAGGAAATTATAAAGATAGTTTTTTGAATGAAATGTTTAATTACAAAATTATGTTTCATACAGATTTATCAAGAACCAAGGGAGAATCAAAATCAGGTTATGAACTAAGCAGATTTGACTGGTCAAAATTTGATTTGGTAGTTATTGATGAGTCACATAATTTTAGAAATAGAATTGCAAAATATGATGAGAATGATGAATTAATAATGAATAGATATTTTAAATTACTTCATGATGTAATAAAAAGCGGGAAAAATACGAAAGTCCTTTTATTGTCTGCAACTCCAGTAAATAATAGTCTTGTAGATTTAAAAAATCAAATTTCAATTATAACATCAGATCATGATGATGCATTTAGTGAACAAGGTATTTCGAGTGTGGGATATTTACTGAAAAAAGCGACACAAGTTATAAATGATTGGGAAAAAGAAGGAAGTCAGAAAAAAGATGAGTTACTGGATAATTTGCCGTCAGATTTTTATAAATTGCTAGAAATGATGACAATATCAAGAAGCAGAAAACATATTACAAATTATTATGGAACAAAAAATATAGGGAAATTTCCTCAAAAGAATAAGCCGATTACATATTATCCAGAAATTGATAGTCAAAACCAGTTATTGAATTTTAAAAATACAAATTCTATTTTAGAAGAATTAAATTTATCAGTTTACACACCAACTAAATTTATAAAAAGTGAAAAATTAAATTATTATATCAATAAATATAAGTTATCAGGAAATCGTGGTGGAAAAATGGATTTTGATACACAGTCGAAAGGTCTTGTATATTTGCATAGAACAAACTTGTTTAAAAGATTAGAAAGTTCAGTTTTTTCATTTTCTGAAACCTTGAAAAGATTGATTGAAAATATTGATCAGACAATAGAAAATTTAAATAAGGGACAGCAGATTGAAGAAAATCTTGATGTGGAAAATGAAGATGAAATCTATATTGAAAGAAGTAAATATGAAATAAAGGTAGAAGATTTGAGAATAAATGCCTATCTTGAGGAGTTGTATAACGATAGAGATATTATAAAAAGAATATATGATGAAACATTGATTTTATTGAAAGAAGATAGGGATAATAAGATTCATGAATTAGAAAAAATTGTAGGAAATAAAGTTGACAACACACCATATAATCCAGGAAATAGAAAAATATTGATTTTTACAGCATTTGCCGATACAGCGAACTATATCTATTCTAAGCTGTTAAAAAAATTCGAGGGAAAAAATATTAGCATTGCAAGTGTTACAGGTAAAGGAGTAAAAACTTCAAATAAAAAAGTAAAAGAGGATTTTCACAGTATTTTGAGTGCATTTTCGCCAAAATCTAAACTAAAGATTGAAATTCCTCAAGATGAACAAATAGATATTATAGTTGCAACAGACTGTATTTCAGAAGGACAGAATTTGCAAGATTGTGATACGGTAATAAACTTTGATATTCAATGGAATCCTGTGTCACTTATTCAGAGATTTGGAAGAATAGATAGAATTGGAAGTAAAAATGATAATATACAAATGATTAACTTTTTCCCAAATGCAGATTTGAACGAATATTTGGACTTGGAGAGAAGAGTAAAAGGGAAAATGACAACATTAAATATAGCTTCTACTGGAGATGAAGATATGCTTAATCCTGAAATGAATGATTTTAATTTTAGAAAGAGACAATTAGAAAAACTGAAGGAAGAAGTAATTGATATAGAAGATACAAATGAAAATATTTCATTGACAGACCTTAATATGAACGAATATCTGTATGAACTTTCAAATTATGTGAATAATCATAAGGAAATAAACAAAATACCAAAAGGAATTTATTCTGTAACTGAAGGTGGACAGAAGGGAGTGCTGTTCTGCTTTAAACATAGTAAAAATGATGCTAAACCTAAGAATGACAGTTCCCTTTATCCTTATTACCTGATTTTTGTGAACAACAACAAAGAAATTCTATTTAAAAACAGTCAGGCAAGGGAAGTTATAAAACTTTTTAGACAGCTATGCTATGAAAAAAATGAAGTTCAGGAAAAAGTTTTAAAGGAGTTCTTTAAAAATACGAAAAATGCTACTGAAATGGGATTTTATTCTGAATTGCTTAATACTGCGGTAAACAGTATAAAAGGTGAAGAGGAAGAAAAGGCTGTTCAGACAGTATTTGATTTTTCAGGATTTAATAACAATTTTAAAGATGATACAACAGATGATTTTGAGTTGGTATCTTTTCTGGTGGTGGGTTAA
- a CDS encoding DEAD/DEAH box helicase family protein gives MSNKIIFQFDDNLEYQKKAVDSVVELFRGLPKLLDSIYAKRIRRSFTEKDPVRNIDIVGGNKLFQNLKKVQLQNGLFTNEEAYKKHEKDFTIEMETGTGKTYVYLRTILELHKEYGFKKFMIVVPSVAIRKGVEKSIEQLRDHFKRLYNVDLSKYSFIYDSNNLGKVNNFVEENNLSICVMNIQAFNKDSNKIRKDDEYAKNLWRDIKFVRPIVFIDEPQKIEGTKKKKSQSLKAIEELEPLFTLRYSATHKNLYNQVYKLDSYEAYKKNLVKKIRVKTINSVISKDFPYIRYTYFTKDCKARIEMFSQVQGESIRFKSFNVENGVSLYELSGGLPQYKDMFIAEQPHKEKSLKIATNYGDFELALGESNKKLENKDIIRIQIRLAIENHFQKQFEILEEGKKIKTLTLFFIDEVKKVRDSEASDGRGDYLEIFDEEYSNFIEKNEKKIEEYKNYFPSYKDANLVREGYFALDKKKNEVEVEYKNEDEPKAKSQEDIDRGIELILEKKDELISFNEPLAFIFSHSALREGWDNPNVFTLCTLKNGSSEIAKKQEIGRGLRLPVDVTGNRCLDRNVNELTVIANDSYENFSRMLQEDFNKNMNKNEVTSDLLLVTLEKAGIPKIKITSELVDEFKKELIEKKVMDSNNVLLKNGEEEIKEIQFSNETLQEHSIQIAENFVKYMVEKGTNRIEIANGDNEPIINKQRSFVSEKEFQNLFEELGTNLSKKAIYKCTIDNEKYIKSSIEKINSYISNFDLKQVVELTEAKGNYDDTGKFNTDKYGDKEIEISKIEVAPKSDFEIANYIMYHTMLPRLAILKIISGLEKEKRKALNIQDVLENVTEILLENLNEIKAEKVFEYEVIDGYVTDTEKIFQVDNKINEEDFENKRRLFQAKKGSRSLNDYYKLDSDGEKEFAEKLENDENVLMFTKLKKGGFVIDTPYGNYSPDWAIIYKNSSENSENNVGIYFIVETKADKEEKDLTSVEKSKIKCGKLHFEAISKEVKFNWVNNYDDFKRKFEIK, from the coding sequence ATGTCAAATAAAATAATATTCCAATTTGATGATAATTTGGAATATCAGAAAAAGGCGGTAGATTCTGTTGTAGAACTATTTAGAGGATTGCCAAAATTGCTGGATAGTATTTATGCTAAAAGAATAAGAAGAAGTTTTACGGAAAAAGATCCTGTGAGAAATATTGATATTGTGGGAGGGAATAAACTTTTTCAGAATTTGAAGAAAGTTCAGTTGCAAAATGGACTTTTTACTAATGAAGAGGCTTATAAGAAACATGAAAAAGATTTTACAATTGAGATGGAAACAGGGACTGGGAAAACTTATGTTTATTTGCGTACAATATTGGAGTTGCACAAGGAGTATGGATTTAAGAAATTTATGATTGTAGTTCCATCTGTGGCGATTCGTAAAGGAGTGGAAAAATCTATTGAACAATTAAGAGATCATTTTAAAAGACTATATAATGTGGATTTGTCTAAATATAGTTTTATTTATGACAGTAATAATTTAGGAAAAGTAAATAATTTTGTGGAAGAGAATAATTTGAGTATTTGTGTTATGAATATTCAGGCATTTAATAAGGATTCGAATAAAATTCGTAAGGATGATGAATATGCTAAAAATTTATGGAGAGACATAAAATTTGTAAGACCGATTGTGTTTATTGATGAACCACAGAAAATAGAAGGGACTAAAAAGAAAAAATCTCAATCATTAAAGGCGATAGAAGAGTTGGAGCCGTTATTTACACTTCGTTATTCAGCTACACATAAAAATTTGTATAATCAGGTGTATAAACTGGATTCTTATGAGGCTTATAAAAAGAATTTAGTAAAAAAGATTCGTGTAAAAACCATAAATAGTGTTATTTCTAAAGATTTTCCGTATATTAGGTATACTTATTTTACGAAAGATTGTAAGGCACGAATAGAAATGTTTTCTCAAGTTCAAGGAGAAAGTATTAGATTTAAGAGTTTTAATGTAGAAAATGGTGTTTCTTTGTATGAATTATCAGGAGGATTACCACAGTATAAGGATATGTTTATTGCAGAACAGCCTCATAAAGAGAAGTCATTGAAAATTGCTACTAATTACGGAGATTTTGAATTAGCATTAGGAGAGAGCAATAAGAAGTTAGAGAATAAAGATATTATTCGTATTCAAATCCGTCTCGCTATAGAAAATCATTTTCAAAAGCAATTTGAGATTTTGGAAGAAGGCAAGAAAATAAAGACTTTAACATTATTTTTTATTGATGAGGTTAAGAAAGTTAGGGATAGTGAGGCTTCTGATGGGAGAGGAGATTATCTGGAAATATTTGATGAGGAGTATTCAAATTTTATAGAAAAAAATGAGAAGAAAATAGAGGAGTACAAAAATTATTTTCCTAGTTATAAGGATGCTAATTTGGTTCGAGAAGGATATTTTGCATTAGATAAGAAGAAAAATGAAGTTGAGGTGGAATATAAAAATGAAGATGAACCAAAGGCAAAATCACAAGAGGATATTGATAGAGGAATAGAACTTATTTTAGAGAAAAAAGATGAATTGATTTCTTTTAATGAGCCATTAGCTTTTATTTTTTCACATTCTGCTCTTAGAGAAGGTTGGGATAATCCAAATGTATTTACTTTGTGTACATTGAAAAATGGAAGCAGCGAAATTGCAAAAAAACAAGAAATTGGTAGGGGCCTTAGACTTCCTGTAGATGTGACTGGAAATAGATGTCTTGATAGGAATGTAAATGAACTTACTGTTATTGCAAATGATAGTTATGAAAATTTTTCAAGAATGCTTCAAGAAGATTTTAATAAGAATATGAATAAAAATGAAGTTACATCGGATCTTTTACTTGTAACTCTTGAAAAAGCAGGTATTCCTAAAATTAAGATTACTTCGGAACTGGTAGATGAATTTAAGAAAGAATTGATTGAAAAAAAAGTGATGGATTCTAACAATGTGCTTTTGAAAAATGGGGAAGAGGAAATAAAAGAAATACAATTTTCAAATGAAACTTTACAGGAACATTCAATACAAATTGCTGAAAATTTTGTGAAATATATGGTGGAAAAAGGTACAAACCGTATTGAAATAGCAAATGGAGATAACGAGCCGATTATTAATAAGCAAAGAAGTTTTGTTTCTGAAAAGGAATTCCAAAATCTTTTTGAGGAATTAGGAACAAATCTTAGTAAAAAGGCGATTTATAAGTGTACAATTGATAATGAAAAATATATAAAAAGTAGTATAGAAAAAATAAATAGTTATATAAGTAATTTTGATTTGAAGCAAGTTGTAGAATTGACGGAAGCAAAAGGAAATTACGATGATACAGGCAAATTTAATACTGATAAATATGGCGACAAAGAAATAGAGATATCTAAAATTGAAGTGGCTCCAAAAAGTGATTTTGAAATAGCAAATTACATAATGTATCACACAATGCTCCCAAGATTAGCAATATTAAAAATAATAAGTGGACTTGAAAAGGAGAAAAGAAAAGCCTTAAATATTCAAGATGTTCTGGAAAATGTAACTGAAATATTGCTTGAAAACTTAAATGAAATAAAAGCTGAAAAAGTTTTTGAATATGAAGTGATAGATGGATATGTGACTGATACAGAGAAAATTTTTCAAGTGGATAATAAAATAAACGAAGAAGATTTTGAAAATAAAAGAAGGTTATTTCAAGCTAAAAAAGGTAGTAGAAGCCTAAATGATTATTATAAACTTGACAGCGATGGAGAAAAAGAATTTGCAGAAAAGCTGGAAAATGATGAAAATGTACTTATGTTTACAAAACTAAAAAAAGGCGGATTTGTAATAGATACACCTTATGGAAATTATTCACCAGACTGGGCAATCATCTACAAAAATTCGTCAGAAAACAGTGAAAACAATGTTGGAATATATTTTATTGTTGAAACGAAGGCAGATAAAGAAGAAAAGGATTTGACTTCTGTTGAAAAAAGTAAGATAAAATGTGGAAAACTTCATTTTGAAGCGATTTCGAAGGAGGTGAAATTTAACTGGGTAAATAATTACGATGATTTTAAAAGGAAATTTGAAATTAAATAA
- a CDS encoding site-specific DNA-methyltransferase → MENNKIKKEINDIVNDNLKALEQLFPSAVKDGQLDIKTLKEELGDFEEVTTEKYELNWSGKQNAKKVVQQGIGNKTLKFVAKDSKNAGSTENIYIEGDNLEVLKLLRQNYYNSIKMIYIDPPYNTGNDFVYNDTFKMDKEESDKAEGIISENNEKLQKNQKSTNRYHANWLNMMYPRLKLARDLLTDDGVIFISIDDNEIDNLMKICEELFNRKNLEIFVWKKKGGAGNTEKVIGVLTEYLICCFKDKKPGNFNYQKIDRKYLYNDEKGMYNLEGIEKTNLGIYERKTMKFGIIDPKTEITFFPAENMRWTLGYEKIQNLIKENKLFFDYKNKKVKLIKREDDYETSENVYYNLFDKEGSLSTAKKNLEKFLGNKEIFDTPKPVELLKKILQIASKKNSIILDFFSGSATTAHAVMQLNSEDNGNRKYIMVQLPETTDEKSEAFKAGYKNIAEIGKERIRRAGEKIKQEIEEYNSNLKLGEEPKKVPDIGFKVFKVDDTNIKWYDLENFNEESQYSFDDPDSLDFVLGSNDIDIVYEIMLRQNDIPLSERLEVLTDIGNRTYFYASTYLICLETEITEEMVEKLASLDPLPIKFVFRDSAFKDNISLKDETFRKLRSLIERNSGESKVSYRVEFI, encoded by the coding sequence ATGGAAAATAATAAAATAAAAAAAGAGATAAATGACATAGTAAATGACAATTTAAAAGCACTGGAGCAATTATTTCCATCTGCTGTAAAGGATGGACAGCTGGATATAAAGACATTGAAGGAAGAACTGGGAGATTTTGAAGAAGTAACAACTGAAAAATATGAGTTAAATTGGTCAGGGAAACAAAATGCAAAGAAAGTAGTACAGCAAGGAATTGGAAATAAAACATTGAAATTTGTAGCAAAAGATAGTAAAAATGCTGGCTCAACAGAAAATATCTATATCGAAGGAGATAATCTGGAAGTATTGAAACTATTAAGACAGAATTATTACAACTCAATAAAAATGATATATATTGACCCGCCGTATAATACGGGAAATGATTTTGTCTATAATGATACTTTTAAAATGGACAAGGAAGAGAGCGACAAGGCAGAGGGAATAATATCAGAAAATAATGAAAAACTACAGAAAAATCAGAAGTCAACTAACAGATATCATGCAAACTGGTTAAATATGATGTATCCAAGATTGAAACTGGCTAGGGATTTGCTGACTGATGATGGTGTTATATTTATAAGTATTGATGATAATGAGATAGATAATTTAATGAAAATATGTGAAGAATTATTTAATAGAAAAAATTTGGAAATATTTGTTTGGAAAAAGAAAGGTGGAGCTGGAAATACAGAAAAAGTAATCGGAGTTCTTACAGAATATTTAATCTGTTGTTTTAAAGATAAAAAACCTGGTAATTTCAATTATCAAAAAATTGATAGAAAATATTTGTATAACGATGAAAAGGGAATGTATAATTTAGAAGGTATTGAAAAGACCAATTTAGGAATTTATGAACGTAAAACAATGAAATTTGGGATAATAGATCCAAAAACAGAAATAACTTTTTTTCCAGCGGAAAATATGAGATGGACATTAGGATATGAAAAGATTCAAAATTTAATTAAAGAAAATAAATTATTTTTTGATTATAAAAATAAAAAAGTAAAGTTGATAAAAAGAGAAGATGATTATGAAACTTCTGAAAATGTTTACTATAATTTGTTTGATAAAGAAGGGTCATTGTCAACTGCAAAAAAAAATTTAGAAAAATTTCTTGGAAATAAAGAAATTTTTGATACCCCAAAACCTGTAGAATTATTGAAAAAAATATTGCAAATTGCTTCTAAAAAAAATTCAATTATTTTGGACTTCTTCTCAGGTTCAGCAACAACAGCTCATGCTGTTATGCAGTTAAACAGTGAAGATAATGGAAATAGAAAATATATAATGGTTCAATTACCTGAAACAACTGATGAAAAATCAGAAGCATTTAAGGCTGGATATAAAAATATTGCAGAAATTGGAAAAGAGAGAATCAGACGTGCTGGAGAAAAAATAAAACAGGAAATAGAAGAATATAATTCAAATCTGAAACTGGGAGAAGAGCCTAAAAAAGTTCCAGATATTGGATTTAAAGTATTTAAAGTGGACGATACAAATATAAAATGGTACGACTTGGAGAATTTCAATGAAGAAAGTCAATATTCTTTTGATGACCCTGATTCATTGGATTTTGTGCTTGGAAGCAATGATATTGATATTGTTTATGAAATAATGTTAAGACAGAATGATATTCCATTGTCAGAAAGACTGGAAGTATTGACAGATATTGGAAATAGAACATATTTTTATGCAAGTACATATTTAATTTGCCTTGAAACAGAAATAACAGAGGAAATGGTGGAAAAATTAGCTTCATTAGATCCGTTACCAATAAAATTTGTGTTTAGGGATTCAGCATTTAAGGATAATATTTCATTGAAGGATGAAACTTTTAGGAAGTTAAGAAGTCTGATTGAGAGAAATTCGGGGGAGAGTAAGGTTAGTTATAGGGTTGAGTTTATCTAA
- a CDS encoding abortive infection family protein, giving the protein MDDNTEFKILDQKSIIHILIGGEHTDKNKIEFMPYLSGPQIIEISKLFNLIQNDGESRWKYMSKLLNHCIENKTINKLLTYLFNKEQFNEKKEKYDEIVKKAINDINNILNTANKKLEKIDDSFYIMEVSEKSIKKINNIEFIDFNYIKKLESKALIDLEKNNYEAVVTKSRTLLEEIFCYGIEKKNMDPQTNKGDINKLFSEFRQIYKMDEDKNLGERIRKLISGLYSIVSAIGEIRNHNSDSHGIGTQRVGILEHHARLVLNSSIIISEYMISIIENDRKN; this is encoded by the coding sequence ATGGATGATAATACTGAATTTAAAATTTTAGATCAAAAATCTATAATACATATTTTAATTGGCGGAGAACATACAGATAAAAATAAAATAGAATTTATGCCATATTTAAGCGGACCACAGATAATTGAAATATCAAAATTATTTAATTTAATTCAGAATGATGGAGAAAGTAGATGGAAATACATGTCTAAACTCTTAAATCATTGCATAGAAAATAAAACTATAAATAAATTGTTGACATATCTTTTTAATAAAGAACAATTTAATGAAAAAAAAGAAAAGTATGATGAAATAGTAAAAAAAGCAATAAATGATATAAATAACATACTTAATACTGCAAATAAAAAGTTAGAAAAAATAGATGATAGTTTTTATATTATGGAAGTTAGTGAAAAATCAATAAAAAAAATAAATAATATTGAATTTATTGATTTTAATTATATAAAAAAACTTGAGAGCAAAGCTTTAATAGATTTAGAGAAAAATAATTATGAAGCTGTGGTTACAAAGTCACGGACTTTGTTAGAAGAAATTTTTTGTTATGGAATAGAAAAGAAAAATATGGATCCACAAACAAATAAAGGTGATATTAATAAATTGTTTAGTGAATTTCGTCAAATATATAAAATGGATGAAGATAAAAATTTAGGTGAGAGAATAAGAAAATTAATTTCGGGATTGTATTCTATTGTAAGTGCTATTGGAGAAATAAGAAATCATAATAGTGATTCTCATGGTATTGGAACCCAAAGAGTAGGTATTTTAGAGCATCATGCGAGATTAGTTTTAAATTCCTCTATAATAATATCAGAATATATGATTTCAATAATTGAAAATGATAGAAAGAATTAA
- a CDS encoding DUF4391 domain-containing protein yields MINMPERYEINQEIKLKNLILKEFKPDEKKKIKEYIKSVTLKYMINDEEIPSVEDEKYNFKVIQYFDFEITDIKKAGFLANLYQESIKSPCILRFYDNSKELYSLALKRLNQNDRNEIVVTDTVMTETFDLSMSGSAKREVERVLDYSKILNRTNKVNFYSEIFIKNYILKNQKYYQKSGNILESLIWYDRNKMINVFENFKNLVMYKEKMKSTIRNSEKVEINKKIREIISELDKY; encoded by the coding sequence ATGATAAATATGCCGGAAAGATATGAAATTAATCAGGAAATAAAATTGAAGAATCTTATTCTGAAGGAATTTAAACCTGATGAAAAAAAGAAAATAAAAGAATACATAAAATCAGTAACATTGAAATATATGATAAATGATGAGGAGATTCCAAGTGTAGAAGATGAAAAATATAATTTTAAGGTAATTCAGTATTTTGATTTTGAAATAACTGATATAAAAAAAGCTGGATTTCTTGCCAATCTATATCAAGAATCAATTAAATCGCCATGTATATTAAGATTTTACGATAATTCAAAAGAGTTGTATTCACTAGCTTTAAAAAGATTAAATCAAAATGATAGAAATGAAATAGTAGTTACAGATACTGTAATGACTGAAACATTTGATTTGTCAATGTCAGGTTCAGCAAAAAGGGAAGTGGAAAGAGTTTTAGACTATTCTAAAATCCTGAATCGAACTAACAAAGTTAATTTTTATTCAGAAATATTTATAAAAAATTACATTTTAAAAAATCAGAAGTATTATCAAAAGTCAGGAAATATTTTAGAAAGTTTAATATGGTATGACAGAAACAAAATGATTAATGTTTTTGAAAATTTTAAAAATCTTGTGATGTACAAAGAAAAAATGAAATCAACTATTAGAAATAGTGAGAAAGTAGAAATTAATAAAAAAATCAGAGAGATAATTTCTGAATTGGATAAATATTAG